The Thiorhodovibrio litoralis genome includes a window with the following:
- the dsrO gene encoding sulfate reduction electron transfer complex DsrMKJOP subunit DsrO, with amino-acid sequence MSEHKQQPDTSHQPDAGRRDFLAKAAGLTSAAVAAGVVLHTAAVAAPRTTPVTDIKRWGMLVDTAKCADGCSACVEACEHENGLDLQEAPEGINPLKWDNQRSTWIRKVKLRDNLTGRITNLPLMCQHCEQPPCVDVCPTGASFKRADGIVMVDRHTCIGCRYCMMACPYKARSFIHERVAHKLTRAPRGKGCVESCNLCVHRLDNGEDTTACAEACREAGHAAIIFGDLNAPNGPLRDALREVNSRQIREDLELNTGVRYAGI; translated from the coding sequence ATGAGCGAGCACAAGCAACAGCCAGACACCAGCCACCAGCCCGACGCCGGCCGGCGTGACTTTCTCGCCAAGGCTGCGGGCTTGACCAGCGCAGCCGTTGCAGCGGGCGTCGTCCTGCACACGGCGGCCGTCGCAGCCCCGCGCACCACGCCGGTCACCGACATCAAGCGCTGGGGCATGTTAGTCGACACGGCCAAATGCGCCGATGGCTGCAGCGCCTGCGTGGAAGCCTGCGAACATGAAAATGGCCTCGACCTGCAAGAGGCGCCCGAGGGCATCAATCCGCTTAAATGGGACAACCAGCGTTCAACCTGGATCAGAAAGGTCAAGTTGCGCGACAACCTGACCGGGCGCATCACCAATCTGCCGCTGATGTGTCAGCATTGCGAGCAGCCGCCTTGTGTCGACGTCTGCCCGACCGGTGCGTCCTTCAAGCGCGCCGATGGCATCGTTATGGTCGACCGCCACACCTGCATCGGCTGCCGTTACTGCATGATGGCTTGCCCTTATAAGGCACGTTCGTTCATTCACGAGCGCGTTGCGCACAAGCTCACCCGCGCGCCGCGCGGCAAGGGCTGCGTCGAGAGCTGCAATCTCTGCGTGCATCGGCTCGACAATGGCGAGGACACCACCGCCTGCGCCGAGGCGTGCCGCGAGGCTGGCCACGCCGCCATCATTTTTGGTGACCTCAACGCTCCTAACGGGCCACTGCGTGATGCCCTGCGCGAGGTCAACAGCCGTCAGATCCGCGAGGATCTCGAGCTCAATACTGGCGTGCGCTACGCCGGCATCTAG
- a CDS encoding cytochrome c3 family protein has product MTEAKVTNSKSRKSIWRTGWIASCVGVFLLGLAGIGVAHAEPLGGFVVPGSRAAKLDSCVEPTRAMRRYHMKYIRHQRDTTVYDGIRHTKYSLSGCVDCHAAHDAKGVPVPVSNHGQFCNACHETAAVTLNCFDCHATVPDGESWNQVTEEVRANPHQVRHPHPMSAGAPVTPKPAGVQLGSAALAQVPAAQAPVARLPLAQVPFAQIPRAQLPGVAPHQQVPALTRQEESQQR; this is encoded by the coding sequence ATGACGGAAGCGAAAGTCACCAACTCCAAATCGAGAAAATCGATTTGGCGGACCGGCTGGATCGCATCTTGTGTCGGTGTGTTCCTGCTGGGGCTGGCAGGCATCGGGGTGGCGCACGCAGAGCCGCTCGGTGGCTTCGTCGTGCCTGGCTCACGTGCAGCCAAGCTCGACAGCTGTGTCGAGCCGACCCGCGCGATGCGCCGCTATCACATGAAATACATCCGCCATCAGCGCGACACCACGGTCTACGACGGCATTCGCCACACCAAGTACAGCCTATCCGGCTGTGTGGACTGTCATGCGGCGCATGACGCCAAAGGCGTGCCAGTCCCCGTCAGTAATCATGGTCAGTTCTGCAACGCCTGCCATGAAACCGCCGCAGTCACATTGAACTGTTTCGACTGTCATGCCACGGTGCCGGACGGCGAGTCCTGGAATCAGGTGACCGAGGAGGTTCGAGCGAACCCGCATCAGGTCAGGCATCCGCACCCGATGTCTGCTGGCGCGCCTGTCACACCGAAACCCGCTGGGGTTCAGCTCGGTAGTGCAGCGCTTGCGCAGGTGCCCGCAGCCCAGGCGCCTGTAGCTCGGTTGCCCTTAGCCCAAGTGCCTTTCGCCCAGATACCGAGAGCGCAGTTACCTGGAGTGGCGCCCCATCAGCAGGTACCCGCCCTGACCCGTCAGGAGGAGTCTCAACAGCGATGA
- a CDS encoding NAD(P)-binding protein has product MATSSEEMSKLSWRRYEDGDNVWDNLTEKIFLQDTSHKCPTYVHKTPPCQGSCPSGEDIRGWLQIVRGLEQPPKDMTWQEYAFRRSTDANPFPSMMGRVCPAPCQDGCNRNEVEDFVGINAVEQFIGDTAITNGYKFEPAPADTGKTVAVIGGGPAGLAAAYQLRRKGHAAVIFEANSGLGGMFRFGIPGYRVPRDALDAEINRILDMGKIEVKLNTKVGVDITVDQLEKDYDAVLWAIGCQSGRGLPVPGWDNTPNCVSGVAFLKAFNEGRMKVTAEKVVCVGGGDTSIDVVSVARRLGHISKSGKSDLPETVIHDGYVAHDAATTAAAEGATVTLTSLFERDKMTAAEHEVDDALMEGVTVLDGVMPTEVIKNDAGRAIGLKVADCKMTDGRPTPVEGTERVLDADLIVSAIGQGGELTGLEQFDNGRGLMNSDKFYQVPDKPGHFVAGDIIRPHLLTTAIGQAWIAVESIDEYLGQAEHKRRPKVDVHHFNLLAKLNEAELAPEEFKAGDGGDLRGTSDAKYAIHNYEDRSNAEVIPHEELYLGHFPFTPRVHRKEEVPSAEEVLGHFKERVIGYSEEEAINEAKRCMSCGMCFECDNCVIFCPQDAVFRVNKDASTTGRYVDTDYAKCIGCHICADVCPTGYIKMGLGE; this is encoded by the coding sequence ATGGCGACTTCGAGCGAAGAAATGAGCAAGCTGTCCTGGCGCCGTTATGAAGACGGCGACAATGTCTGGGATAACCTGACCGAAAAGATCTTCCTTCAGGATACCTCGCACAAATGCCCGACCTATGTCCATAAGACGCCGCCCTGTCAGGGTAGCTGTCCCTCGGGCGAGGATATCCGTGGCTGGCTGCAGATTGTCCGCGGCCTTGAGCAACCGCCCAAGGACATGACCTGGCAAGAGTACGCCTTCCGCCGCTCCACCGACGCCAACCCTTTCCCGTCGATGATGGGCCGCGTCTGTCCGGCGCCCTGTCAGGACGGCTGCAACCGCAACGAGGTCGAGGACTTTGTCGGCATCAACGCGGTCGAGCAGTTCATCGGCGACACGGCCATTACCAATGGCTACAAGTTCGAGCCAGCGCCGGCCGACACCGGTAAGACCGTAGCCGTCATCGGCGGCGGTCCGGCGGGTCTCGCCGCCGCCTACCAGCTGCGGCGCAAGGGCCATGCTGCGGTCATCTTCGAGGCCAACTCGGGTCTTGGCGGCATGTTCCGCTTCGGCATCCCGGGCTACCGCGTGCCGCGTGATGCACTTGATGCCGAGATCAACCGCATCCTCGACATGGGCAAGATCGAGGTGAAGCTCAACACCAAGGTTGGTGTCGATATCACGGTCGATCAGCTCGAGAAAGACTACGACGCGGTGCTCTGGGCCATCGGCTGTCAGAGCGGTCGCGGCCTGCCCGTGCCCGGCTGGGACAACACGCCCAACTGCGTCTCTGGCGTTGCCTTCCTGAAAGCCTTCAACGAGGGGCGTATGAAGGTCACTGCAGAGAAGGTCGTCTGCGTTGGTGGCGGCGATACCTCCATCGACGTGGTCTCGGTTGCACGTCGTCTTGGTCACATTTCCAAGAGCGGCAAGAGCGATCTGCCCGAGACTGTGATCCACGACGGTTATGTGGCGCATGACGCGGCCACTACCGCTGCCGCCGAGGGCGCGACCGTGACCCTCACCTCGCTGTTCGAGCGCGACAAGATGACCGCTGCCGAGCATGAGGTGGACGACGCTCTGATGGAAGGCGTGACCGTCCTTGATGGTGTCATGCCGACCGAGGTGATCAAGAACGATGCCGGCCGTGCCATCGGGCTCAAAGTGGCCGACTGCAAGATGACCGATGGTCGCCCGACGCCCGTCGAGGGCACTGAGCGCGTGCTCGACGCCGACCTGATTGTCTCCGCCATCGGTCAGGGTGGCGAGTTGACGGGGCTCGAGCAATTCGACAACGGTCGCGGCCTGATGAACTCCGACAAGTTCTACCAGGTGCCGGACAAGCCGGGGCATTTTGTCGCTGGCGACATCATCCGCCCGCACTTGTTGACCACGGCCATCGGCCAAGCCTGGATCGCGGTCGAGTCAATCGACGAGTATCTGGGCCAGGCCGAGCACAAGCGCCGCCCGAAGGTGGACGTGCATCACTTCAACCTGCTCGCCAAGCTGAACGAGGCCGAGCTGGCCCCCGAGGAATTCAAAGCCGGCGATGGCGGCGATCTGCGTGGCACCTCCGACGCGAAGTATGCCATTCACAACTACGAGGACCGCTCGAACGCCGAAGTCATTCCGCATGAAGAGCTCTACCTCGGGCATTTCCCCTTCACCCCGCGCGTTCACCGCAAGGAAGAGGTTCCGAGTGCTGAAGAGGTGCTGGGCCATTTCAAGGAGCGCGTGATCGGCTACTCCGAAGAGGAAGCCATCAACGAGGCTAAGCGCTGCATGAGCTGCGGCATGTGCTTCGAGTGTGACAACTGCGTCATTTTCTGTCCGCAAGACGCCGTCTTCCGCGTCAATAAAGACGCAAGCACCACTGGGCGCTATGTCGACACCGACTATGCCAAATGCATCGGATGCCATATCTGTGCCGACGTCTGTCCGACCGGCTACATCAAGATGGGGCTGGGCGAGTAA
- the dsrK gene encoding sulfate reduction electron transfer complex DsrMKJOP subunit DsrK yields MAKANFEVPALKEYAEIPEINPGVMAHSKPYKSKPEFQEALGFPGELVEDWQKQAINKMGDLLGRYRSLRVYLDSCVKCGACTDKCHYYLGTHDPKNMPVGRQDLLRKVYRRYFTLAGRLFPDLVGATDLTEEVLGDWYNYFHQCSQCRRCSVFCPYGIDTAEISMAAREIMDHIGIGQKYCNEIIGKVYKIGNNLGLPGPALADTLEGLEEDVFDETGVEVKYPVDQEGADILLVTPSADFFAEPHVDGLIGYGKVFHEAGVSWTLSSYASEAANFGMFIGSYDNMRRVALRIREAAIKLGVKRIVFGECGHAWRVAYSFLNTLAGPWDFLDPRYPVPQHICEFTYDLIQQGKLKIDKSQNDDMVLTYHDSCNVARASRMGDKPGGQFDIPRAIIRRVCNNFYDMDEETIRDRTFCCGGGGGLLTDDLMEVRVKGAQPRVEALNHVIQEKGVTHMAAICAICKSQFTKVLPYYGMDMDQIVSVHQLVSNALVLTGQESDDSDDAPSGEPENAAA; encoded by the coding sequence ATGGCTAAGGCAAATTTCGAAGTTCCCGCGCTCAAGGAGTATGCCGAGATTCCGGAGATCAATCCGGGTGTCATGGCACACTCCAAGCCGTACAAGTCCAAGCCGGAGTTTCAAGAGGCGCTGGGATTCCCCGGGGAGCTGGTTGAGGACTGGCAAAAGCAGGCCATCAACAAGATGGGCGACTTGCTCGGGCGCTATCGCTCGCTGCGGGTTTATCTGGATTCCTGTGTTAAGTGTGGGGCCTGTACCGACAAATGCCACTACTACCTCGGCACCCATGACCCGAAAAACATGCCAGTGGGTCGGCAAGATCTGCTGCGTAAGGTCTACCGGCGCTATTTCACACTCGCTGGGCGCCTGTTTCCGGATCTGGTCGGCGCAACCGACCTGACCGAAGAAGTCCTCGGCGACTGGTACAACTACTTCCACCAGTGCTCTCAGTGTCGGCGCTGTTCGGTGTTCTGCCCCTACGGTATCGACACGGCCGAAATATCCATGGCCGCGCGCGAGATCATGGACCACATTGGCATCGGGCAGAAATACTGCAACGAGATCATCGGCAAGGTCTACAAGATTGGCAACAATCTTGGCCTGCCCGGACCAGCGCTCGCGGACACGCTTGAGGGGCTGGAAGAGGACGTTTTCGATGAGACCGGCGTAGAGGTCAAGTACCCGGTGGACCAGGAAGGCGCCGATATCCTGCTGGTCACCCCCTCGGCGGACTTCTTCGCCGAGCCTCATGTCGATGGCCTGATTGGCTACGGTAAGGTCTTCCACGAGGCTGGAGTCAGCTGGACGCTGAGCTCCTATGCGTCAGAAGCGGCCAACTTCGGCATGTTCATTGGTTCCTACGACAACATGCGCCGCGTTGCGCTGCGCATCCGTGAGGCCGCCATCAAGCTTGGTGTCAAGCGCATTGTTTTCGGCGAGTGTGGTCACGCCTGGCGGGTGGCCTATAGCTTCCTGAACACCTTGGCCGGACCTTGGGATTTTCTCGATCCGCGTTACCCGGTCCCGCAGCACATCTGTGAGTTCACCTACGACCTGATTCAGCAGGGCAAGCTGAAGATCGACAAGTCGCAGAACGATGACATGGTGCTGACCTATCACGACTCCTGCAATGTCGCGCGCGCCTCGCGCATGGGCGACAAGCCGGGTGGTCAGTTCGATATTCCGCGCGCGATCATTCGCAGGGTGTGCAACAACTTTTACGACATGGACGAGGAGACCATCCGTGATCGCACCTTCTGCTGCGGCGGCGGTGGTGGTCTGCTGACCGACGATCTGATGGAAGTACGGGTGAAGGGCGCGCAGCCGCGTGTCGAGGCGCTGAACCACGTCATCCAGGAAAAAGGCGTCACCCACATGGCCGCGATCTGCGCGATCTGCAAGAGCCAGTTCACCAAGGTGCTGCCCTATTACGGCATGGACATGGATCAAATCGTGAGCGTGCATCAGCTGGTCTCCAATGCGCTCGTCCTGACCGGTCAGGAGAGCGATGATTCGGATGATGCGCCCAGCGGGGAGCCTGAAAATGCCGCGGCCTAA
- a CDS encoding respiratory nitrate reductase subunit gamma, producing the protein MSFISDIYAYLFYFATLVLLGGLALKILQYARTPAPLKIPTTPAPTTKTGVALRMTREVVLFESLFRGNKWTWIFSWMFHFGLLLVTLRHLRYFIDPVPVPIQMIQPFGIYGGMAMVVGLAGLWARRFFVDRVRYISSRSDHLILALLVAIGASGLMMRFVLHTDIIRVKEFFAGLYNLQVVTLPADPVLLLHLLLVALLMIIFPYSKLLHAPGLFFSPTRNQVDNPRERRHIAPWAKRLEQE; encoded by the coding sequence ATGTCCTTTATCTCGGATATCTACGCCTACCTGTTCTACTTTGCGACCCTGGTGTTGCTGGGTGGACTGGCGCTAAAAATTCTGCAGTATGCCCGCACGCCGGCGCCGCTGAAGATCCCGACAACGCCTGCGCCAACGACCAAGACCGGTGTGGCGTTGCGCATGACCCGGGAGGTGGTGCTGTTCGAGAGCCTTTTCCGCGGTAATAAGTGGACCTGGATCTTCAGCTGGATGTTCCATTTTGGTCTGCTGTTGGTGACCCTGCGCCATCTGCGTTATTTCATCGATCCAGTGCCTGTTCCGATTCAGATGATCCAGCCATTTGGTATCTATGGCGGCATGGCGATGGTGGTTGGTCTCGCAGGCCTCTGGGCGCGGCGCTTTTTCGTAGACCGCGTGCGCTACATTTCCTCGCGCTCCGATCATCTGATTCTCGCGCTGCTGGTGGCCATCGGGGCGTCCGGACTAATGATGCGCTTTGTGCTGCATACCGACATTATTCGGGTTAAAGAATTTTTTGCCGGGCTCTACAACTTGCAGGTTGTGACCCTGCCGGCCGATCCCGTGTTGCTGCTGCATCTGCTGCTGGTCGCGCTGCTGATGATTATCTTCCCTTACAGCAAGCTCTTGCACGCGCCTGGACTGTTCTTCAGCCCGACGCGCAATCAGGTCGACAATCCCCGCGAGCGGCGACATATCGCGCCTTGGGCGAAACGGCTCGAGCAAGAATAA
- a CDS encoding TusE/DsrC/DsvC family sulfur relay protein produces the protein MPIDVNGKSFETDEEGYLANINDWEPGVADVMSKEDDLELTDEHWDIINFLREYYEEYQIAPAVRVLTKAVGKKMGKDKGNSKYLYGLFPYGPAKQACRYAGLPKPTGCV, from the coding sequence ATGCCGATCGATGTCAACGGAAAGAGCTTCGAGACTGACGAAGAAGGCTACTTGGCCAACATCAACGACTGGGAGCCAGGCGTTGCCGATGTCATGTCGAAAGAAGACGACCTGGAACTGACCGACGAGCACTGGGACATCATTAACTTCCTGCGCGAGTATTACGAGGAATATCAGATTGCTCCGGCAGTGCGTGTTCTCACTAAGGCCGTCGGCAAGAAAATGGGCAAGGACAAGGGCAACAGTAAGTACCTCTACGGCCTGTTCCCTTACGGTCCGGCCAAGCAGGCTTGCCGCTACGCCGGACTGCCCAAGCCGACTGGGTGTGTGTAA
- the tusB gene encoding sulfurtransferase complex subunit TusB: protein MSNLHTVNKSPFEKNALSSCLEHATDGASVLLFEDGIYAALRGTEVADKVERAMGAVKVFVLGEDLKARGFGEDRLISGISVVDYAGFVDLAAEADAVQAWL, encoded by the coding sequence ATGAGCAATTTACACACAGTCAACAAATCGCCCTTCGAGAAAAACGCGCTGAGCTCCTGTCTGGAGCATGCCACCGATGGCGCAAGCGTGCTGCTGTTCGAGGACGGTATCTATGCCGCCCTGCGTGGCACCGAGGTGGCCGATAAGGTCGAGCGGGCCATGGGCGCGGTGAAAGTTTTTGTACTCGGCGAGGATCTCAAAGCCCGGGGCTTTGGTGAGGATCGCCTCATTAGCGGAATCAGTGTTGTGGACTATGCCGGCTTCGTGGATCTTGCCGCGGAAGCTGATGCGGTTCAGGCCTGGTTGTAG
- the tusC gene encoding sulfurtransferase complex subunit TusC → MSSIKKFLYLNRKAPYGTIYAWESLEVVLIGAAFDQDVSLAFVDDGVYQLTKGQETAGIGMKNFSPTYSALGDYDVKKIFIEKESLEARGLTLDDLQHLTWEDEDDDYAEKDSIRVLSRQEMAALMDESDVVFSF, encoded by the coding sequence ATGTCCTCCATAAAAAAGTTTCTGTACCTCAACCGCAAAGCGCCCTACGGCACCATTTACGCCTGGGAGTCACTTGAGGTCGTGCTGATCGGTGCCGCGTTCGATCAGGACGTGAGTCTTGCCTTTGTCGACGATGGCGTGTATCAGCTCACCAAGGGGCAGGAGACCGCCGGGATCGGGATGAAGAATTTCTCTCCCACCTACAGTGCGCTTGGTGACTATGACGTCAAGAAGATTTTCATCGAGAAGGAATCCCTCGAGGCGCGCGGTCTCACGCTCGATGACCTGCAGCACCTGACCTGGGAAGACGAAGATGACGACTACGCGGAGAAAGACTCCATTCGCGTCCTGTCACGCCAGGAAATGGCGGCCCTGATGGACGAATCCGACGTCGTCTTCAGCTTTTGA
- the tusD gene encoding sulfurtransferase complex subunit TusD: MKFAIQINEGPYQHQASDSAYFFTKAALDKGHEIFRVFFYHDGVDNASRLTTPPQDDRNVVERWAELAEKHDLDMVVCVAAAQRRGMVDEGEAKRNGKDATNIHPRFRISGLGQLVEAAIQADRLMVFGD, from the coding sequence ATGAAGTTCGCAATTCAGATTAACGAAGGACCGTATCAGCATCAGGCATCTGACTCCGCCTACTTTTTTACCAAGGCAGCGCTCGACAAAGGACATGAGATTTTTCGCGTGTTCTTCTATCACGACGGTGTCGATAACGCGAGCCGCCTGACAACCCCTCCGCAGGATGATCGCAACGTTGTCGAGCGCTGGGCCGAGTTGGCCGAGAAGCACGACCTCGATATGGTTGTGTGTGTCGCCGCCGCGCAGCGTCGTGGCATGGTCGACGAGGGCGAGGCCAAGCGCAACGGCAAGGATGCGACCAACATCCATCCGCGCTTTCGCATCTCGGGTCTCGGGCAGTTGGTCGAGGCGGCCATTCAGGCTGACCGGCTGATGGTTTTCGGCGACTGA
- the dsrB gene encoding dissimilatory-type sulfite reductase subunit beta produces the protein MAAKDMREPIESGCPDPWQYMHPAMRKNFGQWKYHEHPRPGVLRHVAYSGDEIWTVKAGTQRILDVFSLRKLCDIGDEFADGFVHFTLRSNIEYMVTDETRVQPLINALEEAGFVVGGTQNTVAMISHTQGWLHCDIPGTDASGVVKSMMDELIDEFKNANMPNRVHITTSCCQINCGGQGDIAINIQHTKPPKINHDLVANVCERPSVVARCPVAAIRPAMVNGKPSLEVDERKCICCGACYPPCPPMQINDAEHSKLAIWVGGNHSNARGKPTFQKLVAAGIPNNPPRWPEATAIVKRILKAYKEGARDWERVNEWIERIGWPRFFEEVELPFTKYHIDTWRGARASFNSSSYIRF, from the coding sequence ATGGCTGCTAAAGACATGCGCGAGCCGATCGAGTCCGGCTGTCCCGATCCCTGGCAGTACATGCATCCTGCGATGCGTAAGAACTTCGGCCAGTGGAAGTACCATGAGCATCCGCGTCCTGGCGTCTTGCGCCACGTGGCCTACAGTGGCGACGAAATTTGGACCGTCAAGGCCGGTACCCAGCGTATTTTGGATGTCTTCTCGCTGCGCAAGCTGTGCGATATTGGCGATGAGTTCGCCGATGGCTTCGTGCACTTCACGCTGCGTTCTAATATCGAATATATGGTCACCGACGAGACCAGGGTCCAGCCGCTGATCAATGCGCTGGAAGAGGCCGGTTTCGTCGTAGGCGGCACCCAGAACACCGTGGCCATGATCTCCCACACCCAGGGCTGGCTGCACTGCGACATCCCCGGCACCGACGCATCGGGCGTGGTCAAGTCGATGATGGATGAGCTCATCGACGAGTTCAAGAATGCCAACATGCCTAATCGGGTGCATATCACCACTTCCTGCTGCCAGATTAACTGCGGCGGTCAGGGCGATATCGCGATCAATATCCAGCACACCAAGCCACCGAAGATCAACCACGATCTGGTCGCGAACGTCTGCGAGCGCCCGTCCGTTGTTGCCCGTTGCCCGGTTGCGGCCATTCGCCCAGCCATGGTCAACGGCAAGCCCTCGCTTGAGGTCGACGAGCGCAAGTGTATTTGCTGCGGCGCCTGCTATCCGCCCTGTCCGCCGATGCAGATCAACGATGCCGAGCACTCCAAGCTGGCGATCTGGGTGGGTGGTAATCACTCCAACGCGCGCGGCAAGCCGACCTTCCAGAAGCTGGTCGCCGCCGGCATCCCTAACAATCCGCCGCGCTGGCCTGAGGCCACCGCCATCGTCAAGCGCATCCTGAAGGCCTATAAGGAAGGCGCGCGCGATTGGGAACGCGTGAACGAATGGATCGAGCGCATCGGTTGGCCACGCTTTTTCGAGGAAGTCGAGCTGCCCTTCACCAAGTATCACATCGATACCTGGCGCGGTGCGCGGGCCAGCTTCAACTCATCGTCTTATATCCGCTTCTGA